The following coding sequences are from one Granulicella arctica window:
- a CDS encoding gluconolaconase, translating into MHSLFHHEHGPEAPHIDRIHPHAAMPGGEVELHGRNLGPHTTTHHLKLPHITIGDTPAQTLFSHATRTILRVPEGSISGDILLHRNGDSSNGAALHVAVPMAENLHPVANPAVDADGNVYTTLSGSRNQQTPVSIFKIERDFQLRPFVRDILNPTGIAFDPDGYLYASSRAEGTVYRISPSGAVSTYAEGMGIATGIAFDRDGNLFVGDRSGTIFKIGKPDAVGASGEIFVYATLEPSFVAYHLAFNDAGTLFVTGPTTSSNQAIYAIDRDGNTTVFYRGLGRAQGIAFDVDDNLYVAASLHGQRGIVRITSHHEASLVVSGPNLVGLAFLEDGNATLATRDALYHVALNIEGRRLF; encoded by the coding sequence ATGCACTCCCTCTTCCATCACGAGCACGGCCCCGAAGCCCCACACATCGACCGCATCCACCCCCACGCAGCCATGCCCGGCGGCGAGGTCGAGCTCCACGGCAGAAACCTCGGCCCGCATACCACCACCCATCACCTCAAGCTGCCCCACATCACCATCGGCGACACCCCCGCCCAAACCCTCTTCAGCCACGCCACCCGCACCATCCTCCGCGTGCCCGAGGGTTCCATCTCCGGCGACATCCTCCTCCACCGCAACGGCGACTCCAGCAACGGAGCCGCGCTCCACGTCGCCGTCCCCATGGCCGAAAACCTCCACCCCGTCGCCAACCCCGCGGTCGACGCCGACGGTAACGTCTACACCACCCTCTCCGGCTCCCGCAATCAGCAGACACCCGTCTCCATCTTCAAAATCGAGCGCGACTTCCAGCTCCGACCCTTCGTCCGCGACATCCTCAACCCCACCGGCATCGCCTTCGACCCCGACGGCTACCTCTACGCCAGCTCCCGCGCCGAAGGCACCGTCTACCGCATCTCCCCCAGTGGAGCCGTCAGCACCTACGCCGAGGGCATGGGCATCGCCACCGGCATCGCCTTCGATCGCGACGGCAACCTCTTCGTCGGCGACCGCTCCGGAACCATCTTCAAGATCGGCAAGCCCGACGCCGTGGGAGCCAGCGGCGAGATCTTCGTCTACGCTACCCTCGAGCCCAGCTTCGTCGCCTACCACCTCGCCTTCAACGACGCCGGAACCCTCTTCGTCACCGGCCCCACCACCAGCTCCAATCAGGCCATCTATGCCATCGACCGCGATGGCAACACCACCGTCTTCTACCGTGGTCTCGGCCGCGCCCAGGGCATTGCCTTCGACGTCGACGACAATCTCTACGTAGCCGCCAGCCTCCACGGCCAGCGCGGCATCGTCCGCATCACCTCCCATCACGAAGCCAGCCTCGTCGTCTCCGGCCCCAACCTCGTCGGCCTCGCCTTCCTCGAAGACGGCAACGCCACCCTCGCCACCCGCGACGCCCTCTACCACGTAGCCCTCAACATCGAAGGCCGCCGCCTCTTCTAA
- a CDS encoding diguanylate cyclase, with protein sequence MILTISALTAVASICAGGLVVYARTQHLIETRNLMDHSQTILTALQTTAQRIERIDDTMQLYQAAGDPDRLQSARSTAATTDVSMLRLQELVQDNPSQTRHTHELTKAVQSLVKELNDTATRTVPERSLLECRNIVNIMQEEERRLFRQRSDESQNSLSRSLLSGAGYSSFSMLVVGLLFAFLFRDALNQRSFEAKLSEANATLEETVEKLRQRAAEEAMLTNAHEEIQLCVSAKQAYPSILRHLEMLLPGSSGAILTINNSRRMVEIMATWNHPEQLADGFELDACCGLRAGRTRWRKPGVSEVHCKHFTGNPPENYLCLPMAAYGETLGFIYIHCPDQTVAAIAQQRMTLLHDMVELASISIASLNLRAKLENQSIRDPLTGLFNRHFMEIALEREMHRVMRRNSSLALFMIDVDHFKNFNDTFGHEAGDAILRDVADSFRQVIRSEDIVCRYGGEEFIMILPEITQEIALERAEIIRKRVAGIRVHYRGELLRSISVSIGVGMFPGVATNGNDLIRTADLALYRAKAMGRDQVQLAEPIESQVPSTAS encoded by the coding sequence GTGATTCTTACAATCTCGGCACTAACCGCAGTCGCCTCCATCTGCGCCGGTGGTCTCGTCGTCTATGCGAGAACCCAGCACCTCATCGAGACGCGCAATCTCATGGATCACTCCCAGACGATCCTCACAGCGCTCCAGACCACCGCACAGCGCATCGAGCGCATCGACGACACCATGCAGCTCTACCAGGCGGCGGGCGATCCGGATCGCCTACAGTCCGCTCGCAGCACAGCAGCCACCACCGACGTAAGCATGCTGCGCCTACAGGAGCTCGTACAGGACAATCCCTCCCAGACCCGCCATACCCACGAGCTCACAAAAGCCGTCCAGTCCCTCGTAAAGGAACTGAACGACACCGCCACGCGCACCGTGCCCGAGCGATCGCTTCTCGAGTGCCGCAACATCGTGAACATCATGCAGGAGGAGGAGCGGCGCCTGTTCCGGCAACGCTCCGACGAGTCGCAAAATAGTCTCTCCCGCAGCCTGTTATCCGGTGCCGGATACTCCAGCTTCTCCATGCTGGTGGTCGGCCTGTTGTTCGCCTTTCTCTTTCGTGATGCCCTGAACCAGCGATCCTTCGAGGCCAAGCTGTCCGAGGCAAACGCTACACTCGAAGAGACAGTAGAAAAGCTGCGTCAGCGAGCAGCAGAAGAAGCAATGCTCACAAACGCCCACGAGGAGATACAGTTATGCGTCTCCGCAAAGCAGGCGTATCCCTCCATCCTGCGCCATCTGGAGATGCTTCTGCCCGGCAGCAGTGGAGCCATCCTCACCATCAATAACTCGCGCCGCATGGTCGAGATCATGGCCACCTGGAACCACCCCGAACAGCTCGCCGATGGCTTCGAGCTCGACGCCTGCTGCGGCCTCCGAGCCGGGCGAACCCGCTGGAGAAAACCCGGCGTATCCGAGGTCCACTGCAAGCACTTCACCGGCAACCCGCCAGAGAACTACCTCTGCCTCCCCATGGCTGCCTACGGCGAGACCCTCGGCTTCATCTACATCCATTGTCCGGACCAAACGGTAGCCGCAATCGCCCAACAGCGCATGACCCTGCTCCACGACATGGTCGAGCTCGCCTCCATCTCCATCGCCAGCCTGAACCTGAGAGCCAAGCTCGAGAACCAGTCCATCCGCGATCCCCTGACCGGCCTCTTCAACCGCCACTTTATGGAGATCGCACTCGAACGCGAGATGCATCGTGTCATGCGCCGGAACTCCTCGCTGGCCTTATTCATGATCGACGTCGATCACTTCAAGAACTTCAACGACACCTTCGGTCACGAAGCCGGAGACGCAATCCTGCGCGATGTCGCAGATAGCTTCCGGCAGGTAATCCGGAGCGAGGACATCGTCTGCCGCTACGGCGGAGAAGAGTTCATCATGATTCTGCCGGAGATCACCCAGGAGATCGCGCTCGAGCGCGCTGAGATCATACGGAAAAGAGTAGCCGGAATACGGGTCCACTACCGCGGAGAGCTTCTGCGCTCCATCAGCGTCTCCATCGGCGTGGGTATGTTTCCAGGAGTAGCCACCAACGGAAACGATCTGATTCGAACAGCCGACCTCGCCCTCTACAGAGCAAAGGCAATGGGCCGCGATCAAGTACAACTAGCCGAGCCAATAGAATCGCAAGTCCCCTCCACCGCCTCTTAG
- a CDS encoding competence/damage-inducible protein A: protein MIAEIIAAGSEMLTPFRQDTNSLYLTAELNDLGVSVAFKTIVGDNLAHLIGAARIALDRADIVLFSGGLGPTEDDLTREAAAAALDLRLSRDAEILTGMYKRFAARRMVMPPNNARQADVIDGAIILENKNGSAPGQYLDTTIPGPDGQLHRKIVILLPGPPKELKPMFDEACKPLLAASLPPRHLAKRMLRMALIPESQVDARTAPIYKEYADIETTILAGSAEIQLHFLSAKPSLEEAEARVNELTAKIELEMDDAIFSSHGESLEEVVLLMLGMRHLTLATAESCTGGLLAERLTAIAGSSRYFLGGAVVYSDALKTIFADVPPTTVADFGPVSSETASALAEGIRLRTGASLGISITGIAGPGPGAPGPDADKPVGLVYIGLADGQITQVKELNLMGDRERIRYWASQHALELIRRHLL from the coding sequence ATGATCGCTGAAATCATCGCCGCCGGCTCCGAGATGCTCACGCCCTTCCGGCAGGACACCAACTCGCTCTACCTCACCGCCGAGCTCAACGACCTCGGCGTCTCCGTAGCCTTCAAGACCATCGTCGGCGACAATCTTGCTCACCTCATCGGCGCCGCTCGCATCGCCCTCGACCGCGCCGACATCGTCCTCTTCTCCGGCGGCCTCGGCCCCACCGAAGACGACCTCACCCGCGAAGCCGCCGCCGCCGCGCTCGACCTCCGCCTCTCCCGCGACGCCGAGATCCTCACCGGCATGTACAAGCGCTTCGCCGCCCGTCGCATGGTCATGCCGCCCAACAACGCCCGCCAGGCCGACGTCATCGACGGAGCCATCATCCTCGAGAACAAAAACGGCAGCGCCCCCGGCCAATACCTCGATACCACCATCCCCGGACCCGACGGCCAGCTCCACCGCAAGATCGTCATCCTCCTTCCCGGTCCGCCCAAAGAGCTCAAGCCCATGTTCGACGAGGCCTGCAAGCCACTCCTCGCCGCCAGCCTTCCGCCCCGCCATCTCGCCAAGCGGATGCTCCGCATGGCCCTCATCCCCGAGTCTCAGGTCGACGCCCGCACCGCGCCCATCTACAAGGAATATGCGGACATCGAGACCACCATCCTCGCTGGCTCCGCCGAGATCCAACTCCACTTTTTATCCGCAAAGCCAAGCCTTGAAGAGGCCGAAGCCCGCGTCAACGAGCTCACCGCAAAGATCGAGCTCGAGATGGACGACGCCATCTTCTCCTCCCACGGCGAATCCCTCGAAGAGGTCGTCCTGCTCATGCTCGGCATGCGCCATCTCACCCTCGCGACCGCCGAAAGCTGCACCGGCGGACTTCTCGCCGAACGCCTCACCGCTATCGCCGGAAGCTCGCGCTACTTCCTCGGCGGTGCCGTCGTCTACTCCGACGCACTCAAGACCATCTTCGCCGACGTCCCTCCCACAACCGTCGCCGACTTCGGCCCCGTCAGCTCCGAAACAGCCTCCGCCCTCGCCGAAGGCATCCGCCTCCGAACCGGAGCATCCCTCGGCATCTCCATCACCGGCATCGCCGGTCCTGGCCCCGGAGCGCCCGGTCCCGACGCCGACAAACCAGTCGGTCTCGTCTACATCGGCCTCGCCGACGGCCAGATCACACAGGTCAAAGAACTCAATCTCATGGGCGACCGCGAGCGCATCCGCTACTGGGCCAGCCAGCACGCCCTCGAACTCATTCGCCGCCACCTGCTATAA
- the plsY gene encoding glycerol-3-phosphate 1-O-acyltransferase PlsY has protein sequence MNPWLISIAIAYLLGSIPFGYLLIRIFKKQDIRTFGSGNIGATNVARSGAKGLGIATLLLDLGKAYTAVVIARHIAPGNYDLAVAAAIAAILGHCFPIWLGFHGGKGVASALGVFLALTWPSALGILAIFIIIVMLTRYVSLASVIAAATLPVFAFYFIPLRTPIVIAGFLGIPLLIIVKHHANIRRLLAGTESRFGSGKAAA, from the coding sequence ATGAACCCCTGGCTTATCTCGATCGCAATCGCTTACCTGCTTGGCTCGATCCCCTTCGGCTATCTGCTGATCCGGATCTTCAAAAAGCAGGACATCCGCACCTTCGGCAGCGGCAACATCGGCGCTACCAACGTCGCTCGCAGCGGAGCCAAAGGTCTCGGCATCGCCACGCTCCTGCTTGACCTCGGCAAAGCCTACACAGCAGTCGTGATCGCCCGGCATATCGCTCCGGGCAACTACGACCTCGCCGTCGCCGCCGCTATCGCCGCCATCCTCGGCCACTGCTTTCCCATCTGGCTCGGCTTCCACGGTGGCAAAGGCGTCGCAAGCGCCCTCGGCGTCTTCCTCGCCCTCACCTGGCCCAGCGCTCTCGGCATCCTCGCCATCTTCATCATCATCGTGATGCTCACGCGCTACGTCTCGCTCGCCTCCGTCATCGCGGCAGCCACATTGCCTGTCTTCGCGTTCTACTTCATACCCCTTCGCACGCCGATCGTCATCGCCGGCTTCCTTGGAATCCCTTTGCTCATCATCGTCAAACACCACGCCAACATTCGCCGGCTACTCGCCGGCACGGAAAGCCGCTTCGGCTCCGGAAAGGCCGCAGCATGA
- a CDS encoding NAD(P)H-dependent glycerol-3-phosphate dehydrogenase, which produces MSRIAVLGAGAWGTALAISLARRGDHDICLWSHSASLAEQLHEHGENLPYLPGYTLPLGIHVTSDLVSSVFEAKIILCVTPSQHLRATVAQIAPALTRDQILVSASKGIEETSFLRMSQVIASITNNPVAALGGPSFAQEVAAAAPTAVVIGASDPIVGQTVQREFTSPSLRLYTNDDVAGVELGGSLKNVIALAAGVVHGLNLGNNSAAALITRGIAEITRLAIACGGHRQTLAGLSGVGDLVLTCTGSLSRNRSVGVELGRGRQLPDILAGMHGKVAEGIRSTTAALGLAARYQVEMPITEQMNAVLYQNKNPREAIRELMARPNRDE; this is translated from the coding sequence ATGAGCCGTATCGCTGTTCTCGGCGCAGGTGCCTGGGGCACTGCGCTCGCTATCTCCCTCGCCCGCCGCGGCGACCACGACATCTGTCTCTGGTCCCACTCGGCTTCCCTCGCCGAGCAGCTCCACGAGCACGGCGAAAACCTCCCCTATCTTCCCGGCTACACGCTTCCTCTCGGCATCCACGTCACCTCCGACCTCGTCTCCAGCGTCTTCGAGGCGAAGATCATCCTCTGCGTCACTCCCTCGCAGCACCTGCGCGCCACCGTCGCCCAGATCGCGCCCGCGCTCACCCGCGACCAGATCCTCGTCAGCGCCTCGAAGGGCATCGAGGAGACAAGCTTCCTGCGCATGTCGCAGGTCATCGCCTCCATCACCAACAATCCCGTCGCTGCACTCGGCGGGCCGTCCTTCGCCCAGGAGGTCGCAGCCGCAGCGCCCACAGCCGTCGTCATCGGTGCCAGCGACCCCATCGTCGGCCAGACCGTCCAGCGTGAGTTCACCTCGCCATCGCTCCGTCTCTACACCAACGACGACGTCGCCGGCGTAGAACTCGGCGGCTCCCTCAAGAACGTCATCGCTCTCGCCGCTGGCGTCGTCCACGGCCTCAACCTCGGCAACAACTCCGCCGCAGCCCTCATCACACGCGGCATCGCCGAGATCACTCGCCTAGCCATCGCCTGCGGCGGCCATCGCCAAACCCTCGCCGGTCTCTCCGGCGTCGGCGACCTCGTCCTTACCTGCACCGGCTCGCTCTCACGCAACCGCTCCGTCGGCGTCGAACTCGGCCGCGGCCGCCAGCTCCCCGATATCCTCGCCGGCATGCACGGCAAGGTCGCCGAAGGCATCCGCAGCACCACCGCCGCACTCGGCCTCGCCGCCCGCTACCAGGTCGAGATGCCCATCACCGAACAGATGAACGCCGTCCTCTACCAGAACAAGAACCCACGCGAAGCCATCCGCGAACTCATGGCACGCCCCAACCGCGACGAGTAA
- the ftsY gene encoding signal recognition particle-docking protein FtsY: protein MAFNLFGKRKPDQPASSTEPQVSQPEQKISFFDRMKQAVTRTRETLNDSIGGFIALTREVDEGTLTDLEPILLAADIGAATSAQIIENLRERALRTGIEGGTELKQLLKAELKRILDGVAQPIRHPDTPPEVIMMVGVNGTGKTTTTGKLANLFSQQGRTVLLCAADTFRAAAIEQLEIWAQRSDTPLIKTKQGGDPSAALYDACTAAKARGTQILIADTAGRLHTKTDLMKELDKMRRTAERLIPGAPHQTLLVMDATTGQNGLQQARLFTEAAHVTGIVLTKLDGTAKGGIVLAIATELKLPVVYAGIGEKIDDLIPFDSTTFIDSLLD, encoded by the coding sequence ATGGCCTTCAACCTCTTCGGCAAACGCAAACCCGACCAGCCCGCTTCCTCGACTGAACCGCAAGTCTCCCAGCCGGAGCAAAAGATCAGCTTCTTCGACCGCATGAAGCAAGCGGTCACGCGCACCCGCGAGACCCTGAACGACTCCATCGGCGGCTTCATCGCCCTCACCCGCGAGGTCGACGAAGGCACCCTCACCGACCTCGAACCCATCCTCCTCGCCGCCGACATCGGTGCCGCAACCTCCGCCCAGATCATCGAGAACCTCCGCGAACGAGCTCTCCGCACCGGCATCGAAGGCGGCACCGAGCTCAAACAGCTCCTCAAGGCCGAGCTCAAGCGCATCCTCGACGGCGTAGCGCAGCCGATCCGCCATCCCGACACACCGCCCGAGGTCATCATGATGGTCGGCGTCAACGGCACCGGCAAGACCACAACCACCGGCAAGCTTGCCAACCTCTTCAGCCAGCAAGGCCGCACCGTCCTACTTTGCGCTGCCGATACCTTCCGCGCCGCTGCCATCGAGCAGCTCGAGATCTGGGCGCAGCGCTCCGACACGCCCCTCATCAAGACCAAGCAAGGCGGCGATCCATCCGCCGCACTCTACGACGCCTGCACCGCCGCCAAGGCTCGAGGTACCCAGATCCTCATCGCCGACACCGCAGGACGCCTCCACACCAAGACCGACCTCATGAAGGAGCTGGACAAGATGCGCCGCACCGCCGAACGCCTCATCCCCGGCGCGCCGCACCAAACCCTCCTCGTCATGGACGCGACCACCGGCCAGAACGGTCTACAGCAAGCGAGGCTCTTCACCGAAGCCGCCCACGTCACCGGCATCGTCCTCACCAAACTCGACGGCACCGCCAAAGGGGGCATCGTGCTTGCCATCGCCACCGAGCTCAAACTCCCCGTCGTCTACGCCGGCATCGGCGAAAAGATCGACGATCTCATCCCCTTCGACAGCACCACCTTCATCGACTCGCTCCTCGACTAA
- a CDS encoding carotenoid biosynthesis protein, with protein sequence MVYLLLWSLLLLYAVARFLQLGVGTVPMLAIVALHVVPAAAFALVHGWITYRLKGILVFMGLCLGVSSAFESISLRTGFPFGHYFFTDLMGPKLFQLPVLLALAYVGMGYVSWVLALLILGYTSTALSGSRTVTAPIIASFIMVAWDLAMDQVWATIRHAWIWRDGGAYFGVPVSNFLGWYLTVVVFYLLFAAFLRDRPAPQPVRVSLHWRLPVLFYGVSAVGNLLLAVPRASYAISDASGKQWMSSDIVGACVLISLFVMMPFAALAWIRLKDG encoded by the coding sequence ATGGTGTATCTCTTACTCTGGAGCCTGTTGCTGCTGTATGCGGTGGCACGGTTTCTCCAGCTTGGTGTGGGGACGGTCCCGATGCTGGCGATTGTGGCGCTGCATGTGGTTCCGGCAGCTGCGTTTGCTCTTGTTCATGGTTGGATCACGTACCGTCTCAAGGGCATTCTCGTCTTCATGGGCCTCTGTCTTGGGGTGAGTAGCGCCTTCGAAAGCATCAGCCTTCGGACTGGTTTTCCGTTCGGGCATTACTTCTTCACCGACTTAATGGGTCCTAAGCTGTTCCAGCTTCCGGTTCTGCTTGCGTTGGCCTACGTCGGGATGGGTTATGTCTCGTGGGTTCTCGCACTATTGATTCTTGGCTATACGAGCACGGCTCTTTCCGGTAGCCGCACTGTTACGGCGCCTATCATCGCGAGCTTCATCATGGTTGCCTGGGACCTGGCTATGGATCAGGTTTGGGCGACCATACGTCATGCATGGATATGGAGAGATGGCGGCGCGTATTTTGGGGTTCCAGTCAGTAATTTTCTTGGGTGGTACCTGACGGTGGTCGTTTTTTATCTGCTGTTCGCTGCCTTTTTACGGGATCGGCCAGCGCCTCAACCTGTAAGGGTTTCGTTGCACTGGAGGCTTCCGGTTCTCTTCTATGGAGTGTCAGCCGTCGGTAATCTGCTGTTGGCAGTTCCGAGGGCTTCGTATGCGATCTCAGATGCTTCGGGCAAACAGTGGATGAGCTCGGATATTGTTGGAGCGTGTGTTCTTATCTCGCTCTTTGTCATGATGCCGTTTGCAGCTCTGGCGTGGATCAGGCTCAAGGATGGGTAG
- the ribD gene encoding bifunctional diaminohydroxyphosphoribosylaminopyrimidine deaminase/5-amino-6-(5-phosphoribosylamino)uracil reductase RibD, which yields MNKTAAILFKSMPPHPQDEFYMQQALALAAATTALASPNPQVGCVLVYNGEVIGEGAHLYEHRDHAEIVALKDAAARSHSIAGATAYVTLEPCSHHGRTGPCADALITAKVARVVVATHDPNPQVSGRGIAKLRAAGIDVTIGICEQPARDLIEAFAHFIRHRTPFVTLKAALSVDGKLAPPPAHRFPNQPFWLTGPAAREEVQQLRHDADAILTGIGTVLADDPALTDRTKLPRRRPLLRVILDTHLRMPLNSQLVRGVESDLLILCGTTASTTRIAALEAAGVEVETIPDHAGHLSLRVALATLAERNILSLLLECGSHLNGAFLAQHLVDKAILFYAETELGNSAIPFAQGIPSPFLFEQSLRRITRTSFGPLERQDACVTGYLRDPWAIR from the coding sequence ATGAACAAAACAGCAGCTATCCTGTTCAAGAGCATGCCTCCGCATCCACAAGACGAGTTCTACATGCAGCAAGCCCTAGCGCTAGCCGCTGCTACAACCGCGCTCGCCTCGCCGAACCCACAGGTCGGCTGCGTCCTCGTCTATAACGGAGAGGTCATCGGCGAAGGCGCCCATCTCTACGAGCATCGTGACCACGCTGAAATCGTCGCCCTCAAAGACGCCGCCGCACGCAGCCACAGCATCGCCGGAGCCACCGCTTACGTCACCCTCGAACCCTGTAGCCATCACGGCCGCACCGGTCCCTGCGCCGACGCTCTCATCACCGCGAAGGTCGCCCGCGTTGTCGTCGCCACCCATGACCCGAATCCGCAGGTCAGCGGACGAGGCATCGCAAAACTCCGCGCCGCGGGCATCGATGTCACCATCGGCATCTGCGAGCAGCCCGCTCGCGACCTCATCGAAGCCTTCGCCCATTTCATTCGTCACCGCACCCCGTTCGTCACCCTCAAGGCGGCACTCTCGGTTGATGGCAAGCTCGCGCCGCCACCTGCACACCGCTTCCCCAATCAACCTTTCTGGCTCACCGGTCCAGCCGCGCGAGAAGAGGTCCAGCAACTCCGCCACGACGCCGACGCCATCCTCACCGGTATCGGCACCGTTCTCGCCGACGATCCCGCCCTCACCGACCGGACGAAGCTGCCGCGACGACGCCCACTCCTCCGCGTCATCCTCGACACACACCTTCGCATGCCGCTCAACTCTCAGCTCGTCCGCGGCGTCGAAAGCGACCTCCTCATCCTCTGCGGCACCACCGCCTCAACCACCCGCATCGCCGCTCTTGAAGCAGCAGGCGTCGAGGTCGAAACCATCCCCGATCACGCCGGGCATCTCAGCCTCCGCGTCGCCCTTGCCACGCTTGCCGAGCGCAACATCCTCAGCCTCCTGCTCGAGTGCGGCTCACACCTCAACGGAGCCTTCCTCGCGCAACACCTCGTCGACAAGGCCATCCTCTTCTACGCCGAAACCGAGCTCGGCAACAGCGCCATCCCGTTCGCGCAAGGCATCCCTTCCCCGTTCCTCTTCGAGCAGTCCCTGCGCCGCATCACCCGCACCAGCTTCGGTCCCCTCGAGCGACAGGACGCCTGCGTCACCGGCTACCTGCGCGATCCTTGGGCAATCCGGTAA
- a CDS encoding riboflavin synthase — translation MFTGLIETTGTLLSLTPSEGATRITIAAPTLVKRLRLGDSIAVSGVCLTALDIQPDRFSADLAAETLARTTLGHLRAGTTVNLELPTPAGSPLGGHVVQGHVDGTAKLLALDPITSAAPETDWRLRLELPDALTRYVVSQGSITVEGISLTVAALHGNLVEIAIIPHTYAATSLRTLKPGALVNIETDVLARYAEQQHKKPEGFTLTEQYLIANGY, via the coding sequence ATGTTCACCGGCCTGATCGAAACCACCGGCACTCTTCTTTCGCTCACTCCGAGCGAAGGCGCCACGCGCATCACCATCGCCGCACCTACACTCGTGAAGCGCCTGCGCCTCGGCGACAGCATCGCCGTCAGCGGCGTCTGTCTCACCGCGCTCGACATCCAACCCGATCGCTTCTCTGCCGACCTCGCCGCTGAGACGCTCGCCCGCACCACGCTCGGCCACCTCCGCGCAGGCACAACCGTCAACCTCGAACTGCCCACGCCCGCAGGCTCTCCGCTCGGCGGCCATGTCGTGCAAGGCCACGTCGACGGAACAGCAAAGCTGCTCGCACTCGACCCCATCACATCGGCCGCCCCAGAGACGGACTGGCGACTCCGCCTCGAACTCCCCGACGCACTCACCCGCTACGTCGTCTCGCAGGGTTCGATCACCGTCGAAGGCATCTCGCTCACCGTCGCCGCGCTCCACGGCAACCTCGTCGAGATCGCCATCATCCCCCACACCTACGCTGCAACCAGCCTGCGCACGCTCAAGCCCGGCGCACTCGTCAACATCGAGACCGACGTCCTAGCCCGCTACGCCGAGCAGCAGCACAAAAAGCCCGAAGGCTTCACCCTCACCGAGCAGTACCTCATCGCCAACGGCTACTAA
- the rho gene encoding transcription termination factor Rho — MTISELKEHNIAELSKLARGLDIAGTSGLRKQDLIFKILQAQSEKEGHIFAEGVLEILPDGYGFLRSPDYNYLPGPDDIYVSPSQIRKFDLKTGDTISGNVRPPHEGEKYFALVKIEAINFESPEETRNKILFDNLTPLYAQERVKMETVREHISGRVMDLLTPVGKGQRGLIVAPPRTGKTMLLQSIANSITANHPEVVLIVLLIDERPEEVTDMQRSVKGEVISSTFDEPAARHVQVAEMVIEKAKRLVEHKRDVVILLDSITRLARAYNTIVPPSGKVLSGGVDSNALQRPKRFFGAARNIEEGGSLTIIATALVDTGSRMDEVIFEEFKGTGNMEVILDRKLVDKRVFPAIDIQRSGTRKEELLIPKEDLQRTWILRKVLNPLSPVEAMELLTDKLAKTRNNQEFLHTMGSL; from the coding sequence ATGACAATTTCTGAATTGAAAGAGCACAACATTGCGGAGCTGAGCAAACTTGCCCGCGGCCTCGACATTGCCGGGACCAGCGGCCTCCGCAAGCAAGACCTCATCTTCAAGATTCTGCAAGCGCAGAGCGAAAAAGAAGGACACATCTTCGCCGAGGGCGTCCTCGAGATCCTGCCCGACGGCTACGGCTTCCTCCGCTCGCCGGACTACAACTATCTTCCCGGCCCGGATGACATCTATGTTTCGCCGTCGCAGATCCGCAAGTTCGACCTGAAGACTGGCGACACGATCAGCGGCAATGTGCGGCCTCCGCATGAGGGCGAGAAGTACTTCGCGCTGGTCAAGATCGAGGCGATCAACTTCGAGAGCCCCGAGGAGACGCGCAACAAGATTCTGTTCGACAACCTGACGCCGCTCTACGCGCAGGAGCGGGTGAAGATGGAGACCGTCCGCGAGCATATCAGTGGCCGCGTGATGGACCTGTTGACGCCCGTAGGGAAGGGCCAGCGTGGGCTGATCGTCGCTCCGCCGCGCACCGGTAAGACCATGCTGCTGCAATCGATCGCGAACAGCATTACGGCGAACCATCCTGAGGTTGTGCTGATCGTCCTGCTGATCGACGAGCGTCCGGAAGAAGTTACCGACATGCAGCGTAGCGTCAAGGGTGAGGTGATCTCTTCTACCTTCGACGAGCCCGCAGCGCGTCACGTGCAGGTTGCCGAGATGGTGATTGAGAAGGCCAAGCGCCTTGTGGAGCACAAGCGCGATGTAGTCATCCTGCTGGATTCAATTACGCGTCTGGCGCGTGCGTACAACACGATCGTTCCGCCGTCGGGCAAGGTGCTCTCGGGCGGTGTGGACTCGAATGCGCTACAGCGTCCGAAGCGGTTCTTTGGTGCGGCACGTAACATCGAAGAGGGTGGATCGCTGACGATCATTGCGACCGCGCTGGTCGATACCGGCTCGCGCATGGACGAGGTCATCTTCGAGGAGTTCAAGGGAACGGGCAACATGGAGGTAATCCTTGACCGCAAGCTGGTCGACAAGCGTGTCTTCCCGGCGATCGATATTCAGCGTTCGGGTACGCGTAAGGAAGAGCTGCTGATTCCGAAGGAAGATCTTCAGAGGACGTGGATTCTGCGCAAGGTGCTGAATCCGCTGTCGCCGGTCGAAGCCATGGAGTTGCTGACGGACAAGCTGGCCAAGACGCGCAACAACCAGGAGTTCCTGCACACTATGGGCTCACTGTAG